The stretch of DNA GCCGTTCTTGGGCTTCGACGACCCGTCCTCGTTGGCCATCGAGTTGATCGAGTCCGGCGCCGGTGCGCCGGACTAGGGCGTCGGACCCCGCTTGCCCATGTTCGCGAGCGCAAACGAAAAGACATCGGCCCGTTCCTCGATCGTCTTCGAGACCGGTTTGCCGAATCCGTGGCCGGCCTTGGTTTCGATCCGAATGTACGCCGGCCGCCGCCATGCCGTCGCGGCTTGGAGCGCCGCCGCAAACTTGAACGAGTGCCCTGGCACCACCCGGTCGTCGTGATCCGCGGTGGTGACGAGGGTGGCGGGGTAATCCGTCTCCGGCTTCAGATTGTGGAGCGGCGAGTAGGCCTTGAGAACCGGGAAGTGCTTCGGATCGTCGGCTGATCCGTACTCTGAAGCCCAGGCCCACCCGATTGTAAACTTGTGATAGCGGAGCATGTCCATCACACCCACGGCCGGAAATGCCACGGCCGCGAGGTCGGGCCGCTGGGTCATGGTGGCCCCGACCAAGAGCCCCCCGTTCGATCCGCCCTCGATGGCCAGGTAGGCCGAACTGGTGTACCGCTCGGCAAAGAGATACTCGGCGGCCGCCACGAAATCGTCGAAGACGTTTTGCTTCTTCTCGAACATGCCCGCCTCGTGCCACGCCTTGCCGTACTCCCCGCCGCCCCGAAGGTTCGGCTGGGCGTAGACGCCGCCCTTCTCGAGCCAGCCGATCAAGGCCGGATCGAAGGACGGGGTCAGGCTGATGTCGAATCCGCCGTAGGCGTAGAGGATCGTCGGGTTGACCCCGTTCTTTTCGAGATCGCGCCGGTGGGTGATGAACATCGGGACCCGGGTGCCGTCCTTGCTCCGATAGAATACCTGCTCGGTCTGATAACGGACGGGGTCGAACTTGAGCTTCGGCGCCCGGAACACCTCGGACCCACCGGTGCCGACGTCGTACCGGTAGATCGTCCCCGGCGACAGGAACGACGTGAACGCGTAGAACATCTCGGGGCGATCCGGATCACCGCTGATGCCGGTGGCGCTGCCGATGCCAGGCAAGCTCACCTCGCGGACCGGCCGGCCATCCCGTTCGAAGATCCTGACCGACGACTTAGCGTCGGCCAAATAGGTGGCCACCAACCGGCCACCGACTTCGAGAACTGACTCGAGCGCGTGGGGCTGCTCCGGAATCGTCTCCCGGACTGCCTCCGCCCCGGTTTTCCGAGTGTCGATGGTAATCACCCGGCTGCGCGGGGCATCGCGATCGGTCCGGAATTGGAACAGCGGCCCTTGATTCCCGATGAATCCATAGGCGGCGTCGGCCTGATCGAGGAGCCGGGCCACGGTACCGGTCACCTGGGGCCGAATCGGATCGGCCAAGTCGAGGTAATGAATTCGCTGCCTGGTGTCGGTACCGACCCAGACGTTCATCACCAGATACCGGCCATCGTGGGTTACCTGGACGCCGAATCCCCAGTCGGGCTGATCCGGGCGCTCGTAGACCACGACGTCCTCGGCCTGGGTGGTCCCGATCTGGTGGTAGTAGACCTTCATGTCCCGGTTCTGCCCGACCATCGCCGAGCCGGCGGCCGGCTCGGGATACCTCGAGTAGAAGAACCCCTTGCCGTCCCTGGTCCAGGCGCCGCCTGAAAACTTGATCCACCGAAGATGGTCGGACAGGTCGGTGCCGTCGGCAACCCGGCGAACCTTGAATTCCTGCCAATCCGATCCGCTGGCTGCGGTGGCGTAGAGCAGCAGGCTCCCATCGGGGCTTGGCTCCGTCAGCGCGAGCGCCACGGTGCCGTCGTCGGACAGGCGGTTAGGGTCGAGCAACTCACGGGTGGTCCCGGTTCTCGCATCCTGTACATAGAGAACGGCTTGGTTTTGAAGCCCGCTGTTCCGGCTGTAGAAGTACCGGCCGCCACGGTAGTAGGGCACGGAAAACCGCTCGTAGTCGTAGAGCTCGCTCAAGCGGCCCTTGAGGGCGTCGCGACCGGGGAGCGCCCGGAGGTAGTCGAAGGTGACCTGATTCTGGGTGGTGACCCAGGCCAGCGTCTCGGGGGCATCGACGTCCTCGAGCCACCGGTAGGGGTCGGCGACCTTGGTCCCGTGATAGTCACCGACGGTGGCGCCTGCCCGGGTAACCGGGGGGCGCTTGGGCTGGGCAGCAAGCATGGAAGTGAGGCCTAAAAAAAGAAACAGCACCGGACGGATCATGGTTGCCTCCACCTAACGATTGAACCGAATTCGGAGCATCCGGCTGGCGCTGACCTCGAAGCCGTTGATCCGGCCGTCGGCGCCCCGGGTAAAGCGAACGAAGCTCCCATCGGCCTGATAGGCGTCTTTGATCCGGGGTTTCAGCTCGGATTCTCCGACGGCTCGGCCCTTGAGCATGGCCTTGCCCTTCTCGATCCGCACGGTCCAGATGGTTCCGAGCTCGGGGCTCGAATACGACCCGACCAAAGCTTGGAGGTCAGCGCCGGTCGAAGTATAGCCCGCGGTCTTGAGATAAGGACCTTGACTGGTGCCGAGGATCGAGAGGCTGAGGGCGCGGCGTTGGTCGCTGAACTGGAGTTCGACGGCCTGTCCCTGGTAGCTGAATCGATCCTCGCCGAGGGGGGTGAGCGGTAAAGGCCGACCCATGGCATGGGCTACGAGGCGGCCGGAGTCGGCGGTGATCTCGACGACCGACTGGAGCAGGTCGGCGTAGTAGAGCCCGAGATACGGGGCGGGGTCAATCTTGACTACCGGAGCGGCCGCTGGGGCACTGGGAGAGCCGGCGGCAGGAGCGGCGGGGAAGACGCCGGCCAGAATCACATCGGCGACGTCGGTGGCCCGTTTCTGGGTGTTGGCCGTCCCGATGTTGCACGTCACCCCGATCGATACGCCCTGGTCTGGGAATCGCATCAACATGGCGCGGTAGCCGGCCCACGCGCCCCCATGGTGGATCCGCCGGAGGCCCCGGTATTTGTCGACGAACAGACCCCGGGCATAACTCAGACTATCACCATTGTTCAGGGTGCCCCGCTGTTCCATTCGATCGATCAGCGCCTGACCGCCCACTTTGGGATCAGAGAAGTTGGCATCCCACCGGGCCAGGTCGAGGACGGTGGTATTCACCGCGCCATCGCCGGTCTGATCCCAATTCGACATATCGACCGTAAAGCCGCCGTTCGGTCCCGGACCGTAGGCCGTGGCGCGGTTTGGAAGGATGGCGGTGTGGTCGTCCCGGAAGTGGGTCACGGCCATGCCCAACGGCGAGAAAATCCGCTCCTTGGAGAACTCGGTCAGCGTCCGGTTGGTGACCCTCTTCACGATCGTCGAGAGCAGGAAGAATCCGGTATTGCTGTAGTCCCACCGGCTCCCCGGTTCGAAGTTCAACGCTCGTTGGGAAATGATGACGCCGAGCGCGTCGTCGTCGTTGGTGAAGTCTTCGAAGAAGTGTCCTGCCATGAACAACAGCCCGTTGTAATCTCGGAGCCCGCTGGTATGACGGAGCAGGTGATCGATGGTGATCGTCTTGCCATAGCCTGGGAGCTCGGGGACATACTTCCGGACGTCGTCGGCCAGGGACAGCTTGCCTTCGTTGGCGAGGATCACGATGGCGGCGGCGGCGAATTGTTTCGACGTCGACCCGATGTCGAACACCGTGGTCGGGCTGATCGGCACGCCGAGATTCAAGTCGGCCATGCCGTACCCCCTGGCAAACCGGACCCGGCCCCGTTCGTAGACGCCGAGGGCGCAGCCCGGCGTGGTCGTGCCATACTCCTTGAAGACCGCATCGACTTTGGCCGTGTCGAGTTGGATCGGGGTCTGGGCGGCCAAGGCAAAGGGGAGGCTGAGCAGGACGGTAGTGGCGGTCACGATCTTCATGGGCGACTCAGGATAGTGGTGACATTGGGATCGGCAGGGAGCCAATTCAATTGCGGATGAAGTCGCATGGTGACTGTAATGTGACGGGTTTCGCGCGGGTACGCGAGTAGGGGGAGTCGCGCCGCCATCGTGTCACGCTCGCAGTGCGAGCCAATTACTCGAATCGGGGTCACGATGGTCGACAGGTGACACACTGTCTGACGAAGTAGGCAGCCAAGGCAATGATACCAATGACCAAGTAGTGCGATGGATGTGATTCGTTAGGTGACCGGCGCGACTTCCTGCGGCAAGCGGCGGGATGGGCGGCCGCGGTTGCAGCCGCCCTGGCGATTCCAGGACGGGCGGCGGTGGCGCTCCCGATCGGGGTGGCCATCGGCCGGCGGAATGAGGGGGGCGGTGGGGTCAACTACGCCCTCCCGCCCGCCGACGGGATCCTGATCGACAAGCCCAACGAGGTCATCGTGGCCCGGCATCAAGGGTCGGTGTACGCCTTCGCCCTGTCGTGTCCCCATCAGAACACGGTCCTCAGATGGTTGGCCGACGAAGGCCGGTTTCAGTGTCCGAAACACAAGTCGCGCTATCAACCTGACGGCACCTTCATTTCCGGGCGGGCCACCCGAAACATGGACCGCCTGCTGATCCGGCGCGACGGGGCCACGGTCGTCGTCGACGTGGATCACGTCTTCGAAAGCGACAAAGACCCGGCGGCCTGGTCGGCGGCTGTCGTCAAGGTTCAGGACTCGGCACTCGGCACCGGTTGGGAGTGGCGGGTTGGGGCGCGGTGGGCTAACCTGAGGGCCTCACGACCATCCGGCGAGGTCTCGATGCGTGGCTTTTCCCTCCTGTTCGTCACTTTGTTCCCTTGGTCCGTGGCGGCGCAGGTCCGGCCGGCGGATACCCTGTTCCAGGTTGAGCGATACCTCGATTACGAGACGGTGCAGTCGCCTCGGATCTCGCCGGACGGCAACGTCGTGGTGTTTGGGCGGCGAGCGGTTGACAAGATGAAAGACAGCTGGGAAACCAGCTTGTGGATCATGAACGCCGATGGGTCGAACCTTCGGTTCCTCCTCAAAGGTGCCGACCCGGTGTGGTCGGCTGATGGAACCCGGATCGCGTTTCTTGCCCCGGGCGAGCCGGGCGGGAATCAGATCTTCGTCCGCTACATGGATGCCGAAGGGGCGGTGTCGCAGGTAACGCGAGTGGAGCAGACGCCGTCCGATATCCGCTGGGCGCCGGACGGGCGCTCGATCGGCTTTGCGATGGTGGTACCCTCGGCGCCCGACTGGAACGTCCGGCTTCCAGCCCCGCCGGCCGGTGCGACCTGGACGCGGGCTCCGCGGGTGGTCGACAAACTCCATTCGCGGGCCGATGGGCGCGGGTGGCTGGTCAACGGGTACACCCATCTCTTCGTGGTGCCTTCCACTGGCGGGACGCCCCGCCAGGTCACGACCGGAACTTGGAATGTGGGTGCTCGGGGTATTGGACTGCCCGGGTCGGTGGGCTGGGACTGGATGCCCGACGGCCGGAGTCTCGTGGTCGATGGCAACGACGATCCCGATGCCGACCGGCAGCGCCAGGTCTCCAACATCTACGCGGTTGATCTCGAGACCCTCACGCGTCGCCGGCTCACCCCGTCGAAAGGCAATTGGACCAATCCCATTGTCTCGCCCGACGGCAAGGTGATTGCCTTCCTCGGTTTCTCGTTTACCAAGCAGACCTATCGGGTGTCTGATCTGTACACGATGCCCGCCACCGGCGGCGCGGCCACGCTTCGAAGTCAGGGCTTTGACCGAACGCCCTCGCAGTTGGTATGGGCGCTGGACAACAGCGGGCTCTATTTCGTCGCCGACGATCGGGGGGTCTCGAATCTCTACCTCGCGCCGACCAGCGGTCCGATCCGGCCGCTGACCACCGGGATTCATATGTTGACCGCGCCCTCGGTCTCGAAGAAAGGCACGGCGGTGGTGGTTCGGACCCATTTCTACGCCCCACCTGACGTCGTGAAGATCGATCTCAAGAAGCCGTCGCAGTTGGTTCCACTGACCCAGATGAATGCCGATCTCCTTGGCGGAGCCAAGCTCGGCGAGGTCGAAGAGATCTGGTACCGGTCGGCGGACGGAACCCGGGTCCAGGGGTGGATCGTCAAGCCGCCGTCCTTCACCCCGGACCGAAAGTGGCCGTTGATCCTCGAGATTCACGGCGGCCCTCACGGGATGTACAACGTCGGGTTCAATCCGATGTACCAGAACTTCGCCGCCAACGGGTTCGTCACGTTGTACACCAACCCCCGAGGCAGCACCGGCTACGGCACCGACTTCGGCAATGCGATCGACCAGGCGTACCCGAGTGTCGACTACGACGATCTCATGGCCGGCGTCGACAGTGTCATCGGCCGGGGCTATGTGGACGAAAAGCAGATGTACGTGACGGGGTGCAGCGGTGGCGGGGTGTTGTCGAGTTGGGTCATTGCCCATACCAACCGGTTCGCGGCCGCGGCCGTCCGCTGCCCGGTTACCAACTGGATGAGTTTTGCCGGCACCAGCGACATCCCGCTTTTCGGCTTCAACTGGTTCGACAAGCCCTATTGGGAAGACCCCAAGCCGTGGCTCGAGCACAGTACGATCTTCCACGTCGGCAAAGTCAAAACCCCGACCTTGCTGATGACCGGCGAGCTCGACCTTCGGACCCCGATGGGCCAGACGGAGGAATACTTCGCCGCCTTGAAAGTGTTAGGCGTACCGACGGCGATGGTGCGGTTCGAGGGCGAGTACCACGGGACCGGTTCCAAACCCTCGAACTGGATGCGGACTCAAGTGTACATGATGGAGTGGTTCCGCCGGTACGGCACCAACGGAACCATTCCGTGATGCCCTAGCGGCGGTAGCGCTCAACGTACTGGAGGTCTTCGTCGTCGGTCCGGATCACATAGACCGTGCCTTTCCCGAAGCCGATGACCGTGCTCTTCGCGTTGAGGTTGACCTTCCGGACCAGTTTGCCGGTCTTGTCGAACACATCGTAGGATGGGACCGGGTCGCTGGCCGGCCGAGTTCGGGCCACCCACACCTCGCCTTCGGGGGCCACGAGGACGGCGTTGTTTCCGGTAAATGGCGGCTTGGTGTCCTCGAACTCGGGGTCGGGCAGATTGGATGTTGCCGCCGCCCGCCCAGGCCCGCCGCCGAATTGGACCATCATCGGGCGGTTCCGCTTCCGGGCTTCAATGACATCCTTCTTGTCCTGCTCGGTGACCAAGAGAACCGTGTAGGGCTGCGGTTGGCCAAGCTTGGCCGTTCCGGCGTTGGCCCCGTACCAGAGGACCTGATAGGGGCTCGGTTGGACTCGGGCAATCGCGCCGTCGCCCGCCACCCCCCAAGCTTCCTGCGGCGTAAAGACTTTGCCGCCCCCGAGCCGGATTGAGACTCGTCCGCCCCCGCCCGAGGCGTTGACGTTCCCCTTCGGAGGGATCAGCCACGCGACGGTGTCGATCTTGGCCGCCACGCCCTCGGCGGCGTCCCATCGAAGGATCGCGAGCGAGTCGGGCGCCTTCGCGTCCGGGTTGCCGATGTTGAACGGCGGTGCCTGGAAATAGACTCGGCCGGCTTGGTCGGAGGTGGTGCCACCGAACCCAATGGCCATCCCGCCCGGCCCGCCGCCGGTGCCGGGAAGGGCCACGGTTTTGGTTGGTTTGCCGGTCGGATCCAGGACCAAGAACCGCCGGCCCAGCAGGTCGTTGATCCAGGTCTCACCGTTGGGCATTGCCAGCAGTCCGGCCGGGAGTGCGTACTCCCCGGGACCCTGGCCCTCGCGCCCGATCTTGGTGGCTTGGCCAGTGGCGAAGTCGAGCATCTGGACGGTTTTGTCCTGCAGGTCCGCGATGATCAGTTTGCCGTTGGGCAATTCCCGAACACTGGCAACGCGGGTGTAGGGATCGGGGAAGGCCGCGTCGGGTTTCGTCAGAGTAACGGGGGCTTGGGCCAAGGCGCCGGATGTGATGAATGCGGTCGCGAGCAGTAGAGCATAAGGTGTTTGCACTGAATGACTCCAGGAGATGGTCCACGGGGTGCCATGGAGATGCCCGCCTCCGTGTTTCGGTCGCACGGAGAACCTGATCTCGGGCCGCGCGGGGCTAGTTCGGCGTCCGATACTGTTCAAGGTACATCAGGTCATCGTCGTCTTTCCGGGCGACGTACACGGTCCGCTTCCCAAACCCTACCACGGCTGCCTGAGGCGCCAAGGTCACCCGTCCGAGGACCCGGCCCCGGCGGCCGCCAGACCTTGCTTGAAGGCCGAGCGGACGACCGAAACCCGCGGTGTCGAGTTGCGGCTGACCCACCGTCCACCGGAGGACGGCCACCGAATCGGCGCCGTCCATGGCCGCAGGGTTGATCGACTCGAAATACAACCGGCCCTGGGCGTCAGCGGCCGGCATGAGCATCATCGGGATGCTCTTGGGGCCCACGAGGGACGCGAACGTAACCGGTCTGCGGACCGCCCCCTCGGGGCCAAGTTCCAAGAACCGCTGGTTCATCGGATCGTAAACGAACGTCCGTTCCCCCGGCATCGGGACTAACCCGACCGGCATCGCGTATTCACCCGGTCCGCTCCCGTTCCGGCCGATCGTCGTGACCGTGCCGGTGGTGAAATCCGCGATCTGGACCAGTTTTTCCTTGGCATCGACGACCACGACCCGGCCGTTTCGAAGTTCCCGCACCGAGGTGATCTGGGAAAACGGTTCGGCGAGGTTTCGGTCCGGCTTGGTCAGGGTCACGGGCGTCTGGAAGGCGACAACCGCAAGGAGGAGCTGGTTCATGGCGGAAAGATGGCAACGCCGGGCTATGTTGTGCCAATGCGGCCCGATCTCCGTTCCGTTGCCGGGACTCCGACGACCCGGTTTGCCCCGAGTCCGACCGGGCCCCTCCACATCGGACACGTCGCCAACGCCGTCTGGACCTGGGGCGTGGCGGCATCCACTGGCGGCCGCGTCGTGCT from Gemmatimonadota bacterium encodes:
- a CDS encoding S9 family peptidase produces the protein MLAAQPKRPPVTRAGATVGDYHGTKVADPYRWLEDVDAPETLAWVTTQNQVTFDYLRALPGRDALKGRLSELYDYERFSVPYYRGGRYFYSRNSGLQNQAVLYVQDARTGTTRELLDPNRLSDDGTVALALTEPSPDGSLLLYATAASGSDWQEFKVRRVADGTDLSDHLRWIKFSGGAWTRDGKGFFYSRYPEPAAGSAMVGQNRDMKVYYHQIGTTQAEDVVVYERPDQPDWGFGVQVTHDGRYLVMNVWVGTDTRQRIHYLDLADPIRPQVTGTVARLLDQADAAYGFIGNQGPLFQFRTDRDAPRSRVITIDTRKTGAEAVRETIPEQPHALESVLEVGGRLVATYLADAKSSVRIFERDGRPVREVSLPGIGSATGISGDPDRPEMFYAFTSFLSPGTIYRYDVGTGGSEVFRAPKLKFDPVRYQTEQVFYRSKDGTRVPMFITHRRDLEKNGVNPTILYAYGGFDISLTPSFDPALIGWLEKGGVYAQPNLRGGGEYGKAWHEAGMFEKKQNVFDDFVAAAEYLFAERYTSSAYLAIEGGSNGGLLVGATMTQRPDLAAVAFPAVGVMDMLRYHKFTIGWAWASEYGSADDPKHFPVLKAYSPLHNLKPETDYPATLVTTADHDDRVVPGHSFKFAAALQAATAWRRPAYIRIETKAGHGFGKPVSKTIEERADVFSFALANMGKRGPTP
- a CDS encoding S9 family peptidase, with the translated sequence MALPIGVAIGRRNEGGGGVNYALPPADGILIDKPNEVIVARHQGSVYAFALSCPHQNTVLRWLADEGRFQCPKHKSRYQPDGTFISGRATRNMDRLLIRRDGATVVVDVDHVFESDKDPAAWSAAVVKVQDSALGTGWEWRVGARWANLRASRPSGEVSMRGFSLLFVTLFPWSVAAQVRPADTLFQVERYLDYETVQSPRISPDGNVVVFGRRAVDKMKDSWETSLWIMNADGSNLRFLLKGADPVWSADGTRIAFLAPGEPGGNQIFVRYMDAEGAVSQVTRVEQTPSDIRWAPDGRSIGFAMVVPSAPDWNVRLPAPPAGATWTRAPRVVDKLHSRADGRGWLVNGYTHLFVVPSTGGTPRQVTTGTWNVGARGIGLPGSVGWDWMPDGRSLVVDGNDDPDADRQRQVSNIYAVDLETLTRRRLTPSKGNWTNPIVSPDGKVIAFLGFSFTKQTYRVSDLYTMPATGGAATLRSQGFDRTPSQLVWALDNSGLYFVADDRGVSNLYLAPTSGPIRPLTTGIHMLTAPSVSKKGTAVVVRTHFYAPPDVVKIDLKKPSQLVPLTQMNADLLGGAKLGEVEEIWYRSADGTRVQGWIVKPPSFTPDRKWPLILEIHGGPHGMYNVGFNPMYQNFAANGFVTLYTNPRGSTGYGTDFGNAIDQAYPSVDYDDLMAGVDSVIGRGYVDEKQMYVTGCSGGGVLSSWVIAHTNRFAAAAVRCPVTNWMSFAGTSDIPLFGFNWFDKPYWEDPKPWLEHSTIFHVGKVKTPTLLMTGELDLRTPMGQTEEYFAALKVLGVPTAMVRFEGEYHGTGSKPSNWMRTQVYMMEWFRRYGTNGTIP
- a CDS encoding class A beta-lactamase-related serine hydrolase, which codes for MKIVTATTVLLSLPFALAAQTPIQLDTAKVDAVFKEYGTTTPGCALGVYERGRVRFARGYGMADLNLGVPISPTTVFDIGSTSKQFAAAAIVILANEGKLSLADDVRKYVPELPGYGKTITIDHLLRHTSGLRDYNGLLFMAGHFFEDFTNDDDALGVIISQRALNFEPGSRWDYSNTGFFLLSTIVKRVTNRTLTEFSKERIFSPLGMAVTHFRDDHTAILPNRATAYGPGPNGGFTVDMSNWDQTGDGAVNTTVLDLARWDANFSDPKVGGQALIDRMEQRGTLNNGDSLSYARGLFVDKYRGLRRIHHGGAWAGYRAMLMRFPDQGVSIGVTCNIGTANTQKRATDVADVILAGVFPAAPAAGSPSAPAAAPVVKIDPAPYLGLYYADLLQSVVEITADSGRLVAHAMGRPLPLTPLGEDRFSYQGQAVELQFSDQRRALSLSILGTSQGPYLKTAGYTSTGADLQALVGSYSSPELGTIWTVRIEKGKAMLKGRAVGESELKPRIKDAYQADGSFVRFTRGADGRINGFEVSASRMLRIRFNR